From a single Nothobranchius furzeri strain GRZ-AD chromosome 7, NfurGRZ-RIMD1, whole genome shotgun sequence genomic region:
- the LOC129167241 gene encoding zinc finger protein 16-like, whose translation MGPEDLADIKTEPSEENLSVAEVNVDLESGSSDSSTDSEPEDSSRPKKKKSDKCFPCPTCGKVFDRPSRVERHKPVHERKPKLLYHCEHCEKSFTQQEKLIRHQNFHNRTNEHPCPDCGKVFNRPSRLERHRRTHSRKPKVPHQCSFCAKTFVKHHKLLRHERVHTGERPFTCPVCGKGFSEAGHCKAHERTHEEQPEKPHSCSVCGMCFFKASALRRHFRSHTGDKPFRCTVCDRSYSRSEGLKRHTRSHTGERPFKCTICSKAFYSRHCLNTHSLIHSGEKPHVCSVCGKGFSQLGNMRDHEQNVHKRTEKYICNECGATFTRYKTMTEHQRTHTGEKPYSCLTCGRRFTWSHSLSRHRRSHAHEQMVLESSKNLESFEGTPENLDS comes from the exons ATGGGCCCAGAGGACCTAGCAGACATAAAGACTGAGCCTTCAGAGGAAA ATTTGAGTGTTGCTGAGGTGAACGTAGATCTGGAGTCTGGTTCCAGTGATTCCTCCACCGACTCTGAGCCCGAGGACTCCAGTCGGCCAAAGAAGAAAAAATCCGACAAGTGTTTCCCGTGTCCCACCTGCGGCAAGGTGTTCGACAGGCCGTCGAGGGTAGAGAGGCACAAACCGGTCCACGAGAGGAAGCCCAAGCTGCTCTATCACTGCGAGCACTGTGAGAAGAGCTTCACCCAACAAGAGAAGCTGATCCGACACCAGAATTTCCACAACAGGACTAACGAGCATCCCTGTCCCGACTGTGGAAAAGTGTTCAACAGGCCCTCGAGGTTAGAGAGACACAGACGCACTCATTCAAGGAAACCCAAGGTGCCTCACCAGTGTTCCTTCTGCGCGAAGACATTTGTGAAGCATCACAAGCTTCTCCGTCATGAGCGAGTTCACACCGGGGAGCGGCCGTTCACCTGTCCGGTGTGTGGCAAGGGATTCTCCGAAGCGGGTCACTGCAAAGCTCACGAACGGACCCACGAAGAGCAGCCGGAGAAGCCTCACAGCTGCTCCGTCTGTGGAATGTGTTTCTTTAAGGCCTCCGCGCTGCGCCGCCACTTCCGCTCCCACACGGGGGACAAACCTTTCAGGTGCACCGTCTGCGACAGGTCCTACTCCCGCTCCGAGGGACTGAAGAGACACACGAGGAGCCACACGGGGGAGCGACCCTTCAAGTGCACCATCTGCAGCAAAGCCTTTTATTCTCGCCACTGCTTGAACACTCACAGCCTCATCCACTCCGGCGAGAAGCCACACGTTTGCTCCGTGTGCGGGAAGGGCTTCTCGCAGCTGGGCAACATGAGGGATCACGAACAGAACGTCCATAAAAGAACAGAGAAGTACATTTGCAATGAGTGTGGGGCGACGTTCACGCGGTACAAGACGATGACGGAGCATCAGCGCACTCACACGGGGGAGAAACCGTACTCGTGCCTCACCTGTGGGCGCAGGTTCACCTGGAGCCACTCGCTCAGCAGACACCGAAGGTCACACGCGCACGAACAGATGGTCCTGGAAAGCTCTAAAAACCTGGAGAGTTTTGAAGGTACTCCTGAGAATCTGGACAGCTGA